ACAGGCAGGTATTATGTTTGCCGTTAGCCTAGTGACTATTCAAACTGGTATCTTTAATGGGTTTACGCGCTCCTCTACTAAATTAATTAACAATTCTAGTGCTGATATTTGGGTAGCGTCTGACAGCATGATTTACCTTGACCTCACGCTGCCAATGCCTTTAGCGCACATCAATTTAGCTAGAGTTGTCCCTGGTGTTGCAAATGCAGAAGCGCTGATTGCCACTGGAGGAGTATGGCGTCACCCCATGGGGAGAATAGCTCCAGTCAGAGTGATTGGATTCGATCCAGATGGGCAATTGTTTACACCTAATAATATCATCCAAGGCAGTAAAAATGCCCTGAAAGAGCCGTATACTGTAATAGTAGATACATTTAATACAGAATCTTTAAGTGTACGACGTGTAGGTGATAAAGCACAAGTCAATACTTTGCCTGTACGTCTGGTTGGCTTCACTCAAGGAAACCGCTCCATTGCATCGAATCCTTATATGTTTACTTCTCTAGAAAACGCCACTGCTTACGTAAGTTCTGGTAAAACTTCTAATGTGTCTTGTCGAATGCAATCGGGTTCAAAAGACATTCAATGTACCACCACTTACGTAGATCCAGAGAAGAACACTACTCCCGCACCAAAACCTTTATCTTCATTAGACCCCATCACCTATATCCTAATTCAAGCTCAGCCCGGTCAGGATTTGCAGGCACTCAAGAAAAGACTAAACGCTGCCTTACCCAATACCCAAGCCTACACCCGTGCAGAAATGATTAAAAGAACTGAGGTTTACTGGCAAAAGCGAACTGGTATTGGATTCATTTTAGGGCTGGGTGCAACAGTGGGAATCATTGTAGGAGCCATTGTTGTTGGTCAAATACTTTATTCCTCCGTGTCAGAACATCTCAAGGAGTTTGGCACACTCAAAGCAATGGGTGCATCTGATTGGGCGATTTACAGCGTCATTGTTGAGCAAGCTATATGGATGGCTGTTCTAGGTTATATCCCAGGTATTACACTTTGCTTCGGAGTCGCCACTTGGACATTGGCAAGTCAAGGCATCCTAATTTTAATTACACCAAAAACCGCGATCGCAGTTTTTGGTGTCACTATTATCATGTGTACTGGCGCAGCCATTTTTGCCATTCAAAAAGTCACCCGTCTCGATCCCGCCACAATATTTAATAAATAGGGATTGAGGATTGAGGATTTTGGATTTTAGATTTTGGATTTTGGATTGGGGACAAGGGAGAATTTTCTTCCTCATCCCCCTAACAACTAACAACTAACAACTAACAACTAACAACTAACAACTAACTCACGAAGAGTTTCTGTGACTGAACGAGGATGCCAGCCCAGCTCATTACGGGCTTTGGTAGCATCTACTCGGACACATCGGTCATATATATAGTGAACGCGTTCCCGACTGATGGGTGGTTGCCATTTCAGCAACCGTCCAATTGGGTCGAGTAAGTTTCCCGCCAATCTCACTAGGGGTTTGGGAACTTCACGAGGCGCTGGAATACCTGTTTCTTGGGAGACAATCGCAAACATTTCGCGCAGTGTTAAATCACCAGCAGAAATAATATAGTAATCTCCTGGTTTACCTTTTTTTGCCGCTAAAATCATTGCATCTGCAAGATCGTCAACATGGACAATCCCTGTGATGCGATCGCCACCAGCCCACACTTTGAGCCTTCCTTTGCAAAACAGATCCATAACCGGACCAAAGTGCGGGTCATCAGCACCAAATATTCCAGAGGGAAGAACGCTAACAGCATGAAAACCAGCTTCAACAGCTCGATCTACTAATTGTTGAGCTTGGTATTTCGTGCGATCGTAAGCAGAGGAAAAGTGCTTTTGCGTTCTTTGGAAAGTTTCATTCACTGCTTGACCTTTTGTATCGCCGAATACACCAATAGTGCTACAATAAACTAGCTTAGATACGCCAGTTTCTCGAGCTACTTCTAAAACGGCTCGCGTCCCCTCTACATTTACCCGCTCCATCTCGGCTTCATTGACAATTCCTAGCTCCACATAAGCAGCAGTGTGAAAAACAGTATCTGTATCAACCATTGCTGATTGTAATGCCTCTTTGTCAGTAATATCACCGTAAACCAATTCTACGTTAAGATTCTCAAGACGGGTTAAATTACTAGATTTACGTACTAATCCAATAACAGTGTTGCCTTGCTTTTGCAAAGCCCTCACTAAATGAGAACCAGTAAATCCATTAGCTCCAGTCACCAACGTTTTCATACAGCTTTTTCATAAATTCTGTAAGTACTGTAGGGTGGGCATTGCCCACCATATCATGCTTGTGGTGGGCAATGCCCACCCTACGTAGATTTGAAAAATCAAATAGGATTCCTATAAAGCTTTTTCATAAATTCTGTAAGTTTTATAAATTTTGCCACCAGCCGCTTCAATTAATTTGCGCGAGGGAAAATTATCTTCAAATACTGTAGAAAGTTCAGCTCTTTTATAAGGTTTTCCCTTTTGTATTCCACCTTGCATTCCCAAATAAATTAAAGCTAGAGGTACCATTTTTGAACGGTATTCTGGTAACGAACAGATGACAATCACTCGCCCTCGATCGATTTGCCGACGATACCAGAGAAACTTAAGAATTCCCAACCAGTTAAGTTTTCCATTAACGTGTTTGAGGGGAATGTTGTAGTCAGGTAGCCCCATAAAAAAGCCAATCATTTCCCCGTTATACTCTGCAATGGGAAAAACATCTGGATCTATTACACTCTGTAAGTCTTTAGCTTCATCTAGAAATTCTGCCTCAGTGCGAGGTGTCGAACTCCAGTTAGCAGAAAAAGCACGGTTAAAAAGGTGATAAATGTTCTTGGCATCCTGCTCGAACGCTTCACCTTTGGTTCTAATTGGGCGAAATTTTACTCCAGATTTACACGCAATACGATAACCTTTCTCAAACTCTGGTGCAAGGGGTTTATCTAAAGGGAAATTATAAGCATATGCATCTTTAGCTTTATGCCACCCATCCCGCTCCATAAACTTTGGGTAATAAGGCGGATTATATGGCATCATCATCATTGGTGGTGAGTCAAATCCATCAACTAAAAATAGGCAACCATTATGAGTAGAGAAATCAATTGGGCCTCTAGCTGCGGTCATTCCTTGCTCTCGCAACCATTTGCAGGCAGCATCTAGTAAGGCTTGAGCTATGGTAAAATCGTCAACACATTCAAAAAAACCGAACAAGCCAATATTCTGACCTTCACGATCTATTAAACGTTGATTGACAGCAGCAACAATGCGTGCCACTGCTTGAGGCTCTTTTGCTTCTTGGGATATGGCAATAAACTGTTGCCGTTTCCCATACTCCAAGAAGGTATTAGCAGATGTAAATTGCTTGGCAATACTGCTACGGATGGGAGATACCCAATAAGGATCTTTAGCGTATACTCTTGCGGGGACATCCAAAAACATTTCGTTTTCAGATGCAGTTGTGACTGTCCGAATCTCAAATTTTGTTTGATTTATAACCATTTTGGATTAACCAATTTTGGATTTTAGATTTTGGATTTTGGATTGAGAAATTCCTATTCCCTATTCTCTATTCCCTATTCCCAACTCCCCACTCCCCACTCCCAACTCCCTATTTTCTAGCTAGGGTTAAGGGTGGTGAAGTTTTCAAACATTTATCAAGTTGTTCTTGAATTTCATTGCGAACAATTTGGCGGTACTCAGTAAAGTGCTCCAAGTGGGCGCAATTCACTATATAGGATTCAAAGACCCCTGGATTGTGCCAAATGATGGAGAACAACTGACGCCAGAATTGAAACCGCGTATCGCGTTTAATTCCTTGTCGCCAACAAATAATCAGAAATGCCTGGATATACTTTAATTCAGGTATGCGGAATTTCTTTTTAATGGGGGAGGGCTGCATGACAATAAAGTGTCGAAAGACTCGCGCTAAATAGCGTTTTGGCTCATAAAGTTCCCAAAAACATCTCATATACTCTTCAGCCAGTTCTTTTAGAGAACGAGAGGGAATAAAATTAGTCAACGTGGTTTGGTTGATATTAGCGTCCTCATTCAGCAACCGCCCTTCTTTTTGAAGCCGATGCCAAAGTGCTGTGTTGGGCAATGCTTGAAGCATGCTACACATTGCTTGAGGAATAGCCGTCGCTTCTACAAAATCAATAATGCGATCGCCCGCCCCTGTTTTTTCTCCATCAAAGCCAATAATAAATCCAGCCATCACTCGCAGACCTGCTCGATTAATTGTTTGTACTGATTCTACAAGAGAATGACGCGTATTTTGGAATTTTTGCGTCAAAGTTAAACTATCGGTATCTGGTGTCTCAATTCCTACAAAGACACTACCAAAGTTGGCAGCAATCATCAAATCTAATAATTCCGAATCTTGTGCCAAATCCACAGATGCTTCAGTTGAAAACTTAAAGGGATAACCGCGATCTGCCAACCAAGGAATCAGTTCGCGCAGCAGCAGTTTGACATTACGCTTGTTACCGATAAAGTTATCATCCACTATAAAAACTGAACCTCGCCAACCCAGATTGTAGAGAAACTGCAACTCAGCTAGAAGTTGTGAGGGAGCCTTAGTACGAGGTTTTCGTCCGTATAGCACAATAATGTCACAAAACTCACACTGAAACGGGCAACCTCGCGAAAACTGTACGGACATATCACTGTAAGCATTTAGCTCCAGCAGGTCGTATCTTGGAATGGGTGTAACAGTAACATCTGGTTTTTCTCCATTAGCACTGAATACTCCTCTTGTTTCACCCCTTTCTAAGGCTTCAACTAGCATTGACAAGGTAATCTCGCCTTCATCCAAAACCAGAAAATCTGCTCCAGTCTCCTCCGCGTCCTTGGGTACAGAAGTGACGTATGGACCCCCTGTTGCCACCAGTTTGCCCCGTCGTTTTGCTTCGCGGATAACCTGTAGCATATCTGATTTTTGGACGATCATACCTGAAACAATCACCAAATCTGCCCAGTTCCAATCAGATTCAGTTTCAAACCGAACATTGCGGTCTACCAAACGGAACTCCCACGTTTGAGGTAAGATTGCTGCAACTGTAATTATTCCTAAAGGCGGAAATGAAACTTTACGTCCGATCAGTTCTATAGCTTTATCAAAAGACCAGAAGGATTTTGGGAACAGTGGATATAACAGTAAAACGCGCATTATTTTTTAACAGTGTTGGGCGATTGGTAACTATTGAATTTTTATAAGAAATTTGCACCCTCGATCTCGTTCTGAGGCGGAGCTTGGGAATGCTCGTTTGCCAGACGGAGCCTCCTAATTAATATATTATGTCGAGGCAGCAGCCCCGATAAATGTATTCCCGTGCTCTGCATGGGAAAAAGAAATGTAGGTTGGGTTGAGGAACGAAACCCAACAAATGCTTTAGAATGTTGGTTTGACAGAGGAAACCTTTAGAATGTTGGGTTGAGGAACGAAACCCAACAAATGCTTTAGAATGTTGGTTTGACAGAGGAAACCTTTAGAATGTTGGGTTGAGGAACGAAACCCAACAAATGCTTTAGAATGTTGGTTTGACATAGAAACCTTTAGAATGTTGGGTTGAGGAAGGAAACCCAACAAATGCTTTAGAATGTTGGTTTGACATAGAAACCTTTAGAATGTTGGGTTGAGGAAGGAAACCCAACAAATGCTTTAGAATGTTGGTTTGACAGAGGAAACCTTTAGAATGTTGGGTTTCGCTATCGCTCAACCCAACCTACAAATTTAATTGCTATTCCGTATAAATTTTTCGTATTGAGAGACAATAACTCGTTGGAGGGCAATAATAGCAGGGTTGATTTCGACATAACGCCTCTGAGGATTGGCAAGATATGTTTGCTGTTCGCTCTCAATCATCTGTATATCTTGGTCGAGAAATTTACGAAACAAGAAACGCCAGATCAACTTAGCTAAGAGTGTCTTGGTCGGCTGAAGTATCCACCTTGGAAGGCGAACTTTGAGAAAGAAAAGGGAAAACGATCGCGTTTCCGTTAGACCGACGGGCAATCTCATTAAATACAATGAGGAAACTCCTTCAAGGGAGCTGTGATAGTGGGGGTAGCTGTAGTGAATTGAAATAGTGCGAGTTGTGACTCCAGTTGCTTTCTCACTCAATCCTAAAAACTGAGTCAGAACACCTTTGTAAGAAACTCTGTAATCAGAACGCACTGAGGATTCGGTTGCCTGTAAGTTAATCAAAATAGGATTGAACCAGCCCTGTAGTTCTTGGTGTAAATACCCATGAAAGACATCCATTGTGTTTTCATTACAAATGGAGAAATGTGCTTTAAAGTGGGCAGGAATTGGCACCATCAACCATTCGGGCTGGTCGAATTCTGGAACTTTGAGCAATTCGCATTTCCCAGATAAGACACTATCACCCGGAAATATCCAAATCAGGTTATATCTTTCCTGAATTGGATAACTGCGGGCTTGGGCGCAGGGAAGTTTTTGCCCTTTTGGCAGATAAGGGATGTTTACGCACTCACCACTTCCATCAAATTCCCAACCATGATAAGGACAAGCAAGGTTGTAACCTTGAACTTTCCCCTTATGCAGTGCAACTCCCTTGTGAGGACAAGCATCCTCCAAGGCGTGGAGTTGACCGCTTAGATCGCGATAGATAACTATTGCCTGGTGCCAGACTACCACAGGCAGAACGTTACCAGCTTTGAGTTGGTCGGCCCAGAGGACTGGATACCAGTAATTTGGGTTGATACCAACTTCACGAACACGGTTTTGAACTGTTTGGCTTTTGAGGGTTGTGGCTAGTTCCATGAGTTCCCTATACTGCGGCTTGAGTCGTTTGTGTTAACAAATCTTGAGGTAGGGATTGACGCAGGCGATCGCCATACAGTGATAAAGCATTACCACCTAGTAATAGCGCTAAATGCTCGCGATCGTAATCAGCCACTGTAGCAGCATCTTGGACACAGTTGTGAAGGACACCATCCCAGTGACCGTAATCTCCTGAAAAGCAAGCCAAGCGCTTGCCCACTTCTCCCATAGCAATGTGAAGATAAGAAGGACCCGGATCGTCTGACTCAAAAGAGGTAAAGATTTGTCCCCGTTCAAAGTACTCTAGCGGATCTCTGTGACGGAGATCGTAATGCTCGTACAAACTAGCATCGTCAATTTTTTCGGGGTTATGTTGAACATTCCACAACAGGTCAAAGAGATTTTTCGCCTGACTAATCAAATTGATATTGTTGTGGCTACCTCTTTCCTGAATCATCAATTTTGTGAATTCCATCAGGGAGGGGCGATAAGGATGTTTGGGGTCAAAGTCACGAATGCGCTTTTCCCAATGTTCGTGAAAGGCATGAGCAAGATCCGGTACCCAACCGCAACCGCCTTCTAAAAAGCCAACTCGGAGTGTGGGGAACTGCTCAAAAGCTCCATCAAACACCATGCGTGCTAATGCCAGTTGTTGTTGGTTCCGTTGCACGAAAATATGGGTAAGAACAAAAGTTTCCGTATGGTCGGAAATGCCACCTACCATGTAAGAACCAGGACCCCCGTGAATGCCCAGTCCAATATTTAAATCAACAGCTGCTTGTAATATTGGACGAAAGTCAGGATGGCTGATTGTTTTACAGGTACGAATTTCTGGGAACGCCTGAGGTGCTTTGGGATGGGGAATTGGCATATT
This genomic interval from Scytonema hofmannii PCC 7110 contains the following:
- a CDS encoding B12-binding domain-containing radical SAM protein; the protein is MRVLLLYPLFPKSFWSFDKAIELIGRKVSFPPLGIITVAAILPQTWEFRLVDRNVRFETESDWNWADLVIVSGMIVQKSDMLQVIREAKRRGKLVATGGPYVTSVPKDAEETGADFLVLDEGEITLSMLVEALERGETRGVFSANGEKPDVTVTPIPRYDLLELNAYSDMSVQFSRGCPFQCEFCDIIVLYGRKPRTKAPSQLLAELQFLYNLGWRGSVFIVDDNFIGNKRNVKLLLRELIPWLADRGYPFKFSTEASVDLAQDSELLDLMIAANFGSVFVGIETPDTDSLTLTQKFQNTRHSLVESVQTINRAGLRVMAGFIIGFDGEKTGAGDRIIDFVEATAIPQAMCSMLQALPNTALWHRLQKEGRLLNEDANINQTTLTNFIPSRSLKELAEEYMRCFWELYEPKRYLARVFRHFIVMQPSPIKKKFRIPELKYIQAFLIICWRQGIKRDTRFQFWRQLFSIIWHNPGVFESYIVNCAHLEHFTEYRQIVRNEIQEQLDKCLKTSPPLTLARK
- a CDS encoding FtsX-like permease family protein, with the translated sequence MANVRLKKFINIPAFLMVSIARKNLLEDIPRFLAAQAGIMFAVSLVTIQTGIFNGFTRSSTKLINNSSADIWVASDSMIYLDLTLPMPLAHINLARVVPGVANAEALIATGGVWRHPMGRIAPVRVIGFDPDGQLFTPNNIIQGSKNALKEPYTVIVDTFNTESLSVRRVGDKAQVNTLPVRLVGFTQGNRSIASNPYMFTSLENATAYVSSGKTSNVSCRMQSGSKDIQCTTTYVDPEKNTTPAPKPLSSLDPITYILIQAQPGQDLQALKKRLNAALPNTQAYTRAEMIKRTEVYWQKRTGIGFILGLGATVGIIVGAIVVGQILYSSVSEHLKEFGTLKAMGASDWAIYSVIVEQAIWMAVLGYIPGITLCFGVATWTLASQGILILITPKTAIAVFGVTIIMCTGAAIFAIQKVTRLDPATIFNK
- a CDS encoding aromatic ring-hydroxylating oxygenase subunit alpha — its product is MELATTLKSQTVQNRVREVGINPNYWYPVLWADQLKAGNVLPVVVWHQAIVIYRDLSGQLHALEDACPHKGVALHKGKVQGYNLACPYHGWEFDGSGECVNIPYLPKGQKLPCAQARSYPIQERYNLIWIFPGDSVLSGKCELLKVPEFDQPEWLMVPIPAHFKAHFSICNENTMDVFHGYLHQELQGWFNPILINLQATESSVRSDYRVSYKGVLTQFLGLSEKATGVTTRTISIHYSYPHYHSSLEGVSSLYLMRLPVGLTETRSFSLFFLKVRLPRWILQPTKTLLAKLIWRFLFRKFLDQDIQMIESEQQTYLANPQRRYVEINPAIIALQRVIVSQYEKFIRNSN
- a CDS encoding amidohydrolase family protein → MYQGLAVIDADAHKLENPLVMRDYLEPEYRDRIGLVIDKLGDQRARIVDFNPATGKNDYQRMFPQPQGLGKGGFRNLHPDTTLGAMFNKVRIEHMNQEGIDVQVIYGTLNLIFSSLLDKDFAIALCRAYNNYIAEDCRGYDNRLKPIGVLPLQDVDAAVAEMQRCVNELGMISVAVAPNMPIPHPKAPQAFPEIRTCKTISHPDFRPILQAAVDLNIGLGIHGGPGSYMVGGISDHTETFVLTHIFVQRNQQQLALARMVFDGAFEQFPTLRVGFLEGGCGWVPDLAHAFHEHWEKRIRDFDPKHPYRPSLMEFTKLMIQERGSHNNINLISQAKNLFDLLWNVQHNPEKIDDASLYEHYDLRHRDPLEYFERGQIFTSFESDDPGPSYLHIAMGEVGKRLACFSGDYGHWDGVLHNCVQDAATVADYDREHLALLLGGNALSLYGDRLRQSLPQDLLTQTTQAAV
- a CDS encoding NAD-dependent epimerase/dehydratase family protein, whose product is MKTLVTGANGFTGSHLVRALQKQGNTVIGLVRKSSNLTRLENLNVELVYGDITDKEALQSAMVDTDTVFHTAAYVELGIVNEAEMERVNVEGTRAVLEVARETGVSKLVYCSTIGVFGDTKGQAVNETFQRTQKHFSSAYDRTKYQAQQLVDRAVEAGFHAVSVLPSGIFGADDPHFGPVMDLFCKGRLKVWAGGDRITGIVHVDDLADAMILAAKKGKPGDYYIISAGDLTLREMFAIVSQETGIPAPREVPKPLVRLAGNLLDPIGRLLKWQPPISRERVHYIYDRCVRVDATKARNELGWHPRSVTETLRELVVSC